In the Cololabis saira isolate AMF1-May2022 chromosome 7, fColSai1.1, whole genome shotgun sequence genome, one interval contains:
- the LOC133446792 gene encoding alcohol dehydrogenase class-3 — MDTAGKVIKCKAAVAWEAGKPLSIEEVEVAPPKAHEVRIKLSATGVCHTDSYTLSGNDPEGIFPVILGHEGAGIVESVGEGVTKFKTGDTVIPLYVPQCGECKFCKNPKTNLCQKIRVTQGQGLLPDKTSRFTCKGKPVFHFMGTSTFTEYTVVADISLAKVNPKAALDKVCLLGCGISTGYGAALNTAKVEPGSTCAVFGLGAVGLAAIMGCKVAGATRIIGIDLNPDKFEKAKEFGATEFVNPKDHKKPIQEVLVEMTDGGVDYSFECIGNVQIMRAALECCHKGWGESIIIGVAGAGQEISTRPFQLVTGRVWKGTAFGGWKSVESVPKLVEDYMSKKLKVDEFVTHTLPFDKINEGFDLMHSGKSIRAVLTF; from the exons ATGGACACAGCAGGCAAA GTGATCAAGTGCAAGGCGGCGGTTGCCTGGGAAGCTGGGAAGCCTCTCTCCAtcgaggaggtggaggtggctCCACCCAAGGCCCACGAAGTTCGCATTAAG CTCTCCGCTACGGGGGTGTGTCATACTGATTCCTACACCCTGAGTGGCAACGACCCTGAGGGGATTTTCCCCGTTATCTTGGGACATGAGGGAGCTGGGATAGTCGAGAGCGTTGGCGAGGGAGTGACTAAATTCAAGACAG GTGACACCGTCATCCCATTGTATGTGCCGCAGTGTGGCGAATGCAAATTCTGCAAAAATCCCAAGACCAACCTCTGCCAGAAAATCAG AGTCACCCAGGGCCAGGGCCTGCTGCCCGACAAGACCTCGCGCTTCACCTGCAAGGGCAAGCCGGTGTTCCACTTCATGGGGACCAGCACATTCACCGAGTACACGGTGGTGGCCGACATCTCGCTGGCAAAGGTCAACCCGAAGGCTGCGCTGGACAAAGTGTGCCTGCTCGGGTGTGGCATTTCTACCGGTTACGGTGCCGCTCTCAACACCGCCAAG GTCGAGCCCGGTTCCACGTGTGCTGTTTTTGGACTCGGAGCCGTCGGCCTGGCTGCTATTATGGGCTGCAAGGTCGCCGGGGCCACCAGGATCATCGGCATCGACCTCAACCCCGACAAGTTTGAGAAGGCCAAGGAATTTGGAGCCACCGAGTTTGTGAACCCGAAGGACCACAAGAAGCCCATCCAGGAGGTTCTGGTGGAGATGACCGACGGCGGGGTCGACTACTCGTTTGAGTGCATTGGAAATGTCCAGATCATG AGAGCTGCTCTGGAGTGTTGCCACAAAGGTTGGGGTGAGAGCATCATCATCGGCGTCGCTGGAGCCGGGCAGGAAATCTCCACCAGGCCCTTCCAGCTGGTGACGGGCCGAGTGTGGAAAGGAACCGCCTTCGGAG GCTGGAAAAGCGTGGAGAGCGTTCCCAAACTGGTGGAGGActacatgagtaaaaaactgaAGGTGGACGAGTTTGTGACTCACACGCTGCCCTTTGACAAGATCAATGAAGGATTTGACCTCATGCATTCTGGAAAGAG TATCCGTGCAGTGCTGACCTTCTGA
- the LOC133447485 gene encoding H/ACA ribonucleoprotein complex subunit 1-like — MSFRGGGGRGGGGGRGFGRGGGGGFNRGGGGRGGGFGRGGGRGGFRQQDYGPPEYVVAVGEFVHPCEDDLVCKCTTEENKVPYFNAPVYLENKEQIGKVDEIFGQLRDFYFSVKLSDNMKASSFKKLQKFYIDPMKLLPLQRFLPRPPGEKGPPRGGRGGRGGGRGGGFRGGRGGRGGGFGGGRGGGFGGGRGGGGGFRGRGGGGGFGRGFRGGR; from the exons ATGTCtttcagaggaggaggaggaagaggaggaggaggaggacgagggtttggaagaggtggaggtggaggttttAACCGGGGTGGAGGAGGCAGGGGTGGAGGGTTTGGCCGAGGAGGAGGCAGAGGCGGCTTCAGGCAGCAGGACTACGGTCCTCCGGAGTATGTCGTTG CGGTGGGAGAGTTTGTGCATCCATGTGAAGATGACCTCGTCTGTAAGTGCACAACGGAGGAAAACAAAGTTCCCTACTTCAACGCCCCGGTGTACTTGGAAAACAAGGAGCAGATCGGGAAAGTGGATGAAATATTCGGCCAACTACGGGACTTC TATTTTTCAGTGAAGCTCTCTGATAATATGAAGGCGTCTTCCTTTAAGAAACTAcagaag TTTTATATCGATCCAATGAAGCTCCTCCCACTGCAAAGGTTCCTTCCTCGGCCGCCGGGCGAGAAGGGACCGCcgaggggaggaagaggagggagggGTGGAGGCCGTGGAG GCGGTTTTCGAGGCGGCAGAGGAGGACGGGGTGGAGGATTTGGAGGTGGACGGGGCGGAGGGTTCGGAGGAGGACGCGGTGGAGGAGGAGGCTTCAGAGGAAGAGGCGGCGGCGGCGGTTTTGGACGGGGATTCAGAG GTGGGAGATGA